The following proteins are encoded in a genomic region of Pyrus communis chromosome 11, drPyrComm1.1, whole genome shotgun sequence:
- the LOC137708119 gene encoding F-box/kelch-repeat protein At3g06240-like, whose amino-acid sequence MSQIRESETLEDKLVEILSRLLPKSLMRFKCTRKSWCTLINSSSFVAKHLSNSIDNKLSSSTCILLNRSQMPVFPDRSWKYEILWSMIYLSIDSDEHNHHYDVEDLNIPFPLDDHHPVQIHGYCNGIVCVIAGKTVIILCNPGTGEFRQLPDSCLLVPLPKEKFHLETIFRGLGFGYDCKAKEYKVVQIIENCEYLDDERTYYHSIPLPPTAEVYTIAAYSWKEIKIDISTKTYPSSCSVYLKGFCYWFASDGEEYILSFDLGDQTFHRIQLPSRRESSFKFYDLFLYNESITSYCFHYDPSEDSKLFEIWVMDDYDGIKSSWTKLLTVGPFKGIEYPLALWKHDELLMLASDRRAVFYNSSIGNLKYLHISPIINEVIDFEALSYVESIVPIK is encoded by the coding sequence ATGTCCCAAATACGTGAAAGTGAAACTCTTGAAGATAAGTTGGTGGAAATCTTGTCTAGGTTGCTCCCCAAGTCTCTGATGCGATTCAAATGCACACGCAAGTCTTGGTGCACTCTCATCAATAGTTCAAGCTTTGTTGCCAAACACCTCAGCAATTCCATCGACAACAAACTCTCATCCTCCACTTGTATCCTTCTTAACCGTTCTCAAATGCCGGTTTTCCCTGACAGAAGTTGGAAATATGAAATTTTATGGTCCATGATTTATCTTTCCATTGATAGTGATGAGCACAACCATCATTATGATGTTGAGGACCTAAATATACCATTTCCATTGGATGATCATCATCCTGTACAAATTCACGGCTATTGCAATGGGATTGTCTGTGTAATAGCAGGGAAAACTGTTATTATTTTATGCAATCCTGGAACCGGGGAATTCAGGCAACTTCCCGATTCATGCCTTCTTGTACCCCTTCCCAAGGAAAAATTCCACTTGGAGACGATCTTTAGAGGATTGGGATTTGGTTATGATTGCAAAGCTAAAGAATACAAGGTTGTgcaaattatagaaaattgtGAGTATTTAGATGATGAGCGAACATATTATCatagtattcctcttcctccCACAGCTGAGGTATACACCATAGCTGCTTACTCTTGGAAGGAGATCAAGATTGATATATCAACTAAAACCTATCCCAGTTCTTGTTCAGTGTACTTGAAGGGATTTTGTTATTGGTTTGCAAGCGATGGTGAGGAATACATACTTTCATTTGATTTAGGTGATCAGACATTTCATAGAATACAATTGCCTTCTAGGAGAGAATCCAGTTTTAAGTTTTATGATCTTTTTCTGTATAATGAATCCATCACTTCTTATTgctttcattatgatccaagtGAGGAttctaaattatttgaaatatgGGTAATGGACGACTATGACGGAATTAAGAGTTCATGGACAAAACTCTTAACCGTTGGACCGTTTAAAGGCATTGAGTATCCATTGGCACTTTGGAAACATGATGAGCTTCTTATGCTTGCCTCCGATAGAAGAGCCGTCTTTTATAATTCTAGTATTGGAAATCTTAAGTATCTTCATATTTCTCCTATTATCAATGAGGTTATTGATTTTGAAGCTCTTAGTTATGTGGAAAGTATTGTTCCAATCAAGTGA